Within the Acidobacteriota bacterium genome, the region CGTCCTCCGCGGGGGCCGTGGCGTTGCGGTCGGCCAGGATCCTCCGGCAGATCTCCTCGGCGGAGCCGTCCCGCGCCGAAGAAACGGCGCGTTCGAGCCGGTCCTGGGAATAGGGGGAAAAGGGGTCCGCCAGCCCGTCCGA harbors:
- a CDS encoding SpoIIE family protein phosphatase; the encoded protein is SDGLADPFSPYSQDRLERAVSSARDGSAEEICRRILADRNATAPAEDDLSLVVIKYQ